GCTTTGAGATAAAAGAAATGTGTCGTCCATAAATCATTCTGGCACACATCAATCTCTGCACAGCCTGGGCATCAGGGTGTGTATGGTCAGACCTACACATACTCTTTAATACCGCCTCTGCTGGCATTAACTAGGTTAGAACGTGACATGTTTGTATGCGTAATTGTTCATACGCCTTGGTTTCACCGTTACACAAGGTACTTGTATGAACGGATTGATGGGCGAGTCCGCGGGAATCTACGCCAAGCAGCCATCGATCGTTTCAGTAAACCGGACTCGGACCGCTTTGTGTTCCTTCTCTGTACTCGGGCAGGAGGCCTCGGGATTAACCTGACAGCCGCTGACACTTGCATCATTTTTGATTCAGACTGGAACCCCCAAAATGATCTCCAGGTAAGCTGTCTTCCCCATATCTGTGTTTCGGAATCCCCCAGCCACGGGAATTCCGTCTCCGCGTGATTTACCGCGATCGTCATTATGGAAGCGTGCCTGATGCAAAAATTAGCGTttcagagggagagaaagatatGGGAGATCAAACTAATATACCGTTTTAATACCCTAATTACTGGCCTCAACAGAGACAGAGAATTCATCTCCCATTATAACATCACCAACCATTAATCCTCCCACAATTCGAATTCACTACAAACAACTTATTCCTGGGAACATTTGACATCTTCATGGATCTGGCATATGTCtaatggttttatggcccctctaaccagggagtgaactgaccaacgatgctttgattgaaccgtatctgtccattggatctctACTAGTCCaactaatttactgctgaacaaattccccaatacctctgtgtttatctaatgtctttgttaatgtgtgaattgtgcttttgtatttagataagtctgtgttagcttcattaatgcctgaggaagggacctaacaacttggtctcgaaagctcgcaatcaaactctcagttagccaataaatggtatcattttaactatacttttctcctgttttctcaacggctaacacggtacaaaacctttttataattttttctcTCTGCAGGCTCAGGCCCGTTGCCACAGGATAGGCCAGAACAAGGCTGTGAAGGTTTACAGGTTAATAACAAGAAATTCTTATGAGCGGGAGATGTTTGACCGCGCTAGTCTGAAACTGGGACTGGACAAAGCTGTCCTGCAGAGCATGAGCGGTCGAGAGAACAGTGTTGGTGGTGTAAGTGTCTTGCTCTTTCAAACATGCTTATTAAGTGTGGCTCCAGCAATAAATTAGGCTGTCATTAGTCCCTGGTATTTATACTAACCACATGTTTTACCGTACTGCATTAGTTTTGAGAATCAATCTTGGTACTTTATGGTCTCTACCTCTCATTTTTATGATTTCTTCTCCTCCAGCATCTCCCTTCTCTCGAACCCCCCACATGTTCTCTAATGCCAATCCTTTTTTGCTCATTTCTTAAATTTACACTTAAGAAATCTGTGTATGAGCACTCTATAGAAGCAAATATATCTTGATACGTGGGGAGGGATCTGTCCTGTGTGGTGTTAATGAGGAGCAGACTAACcgatttttttaatctttcgaCAGATTCAGCAACTATCCAAGAAAGAGATTGAAGATCTTCTAAGGCGAGGAGCCTACGGGGCTATCATGGACGAAGAAGACGAAGGCTCAAAGTTCTGTGAAGAAGATATTGACCAGATTCTGCAGAGGAGAACTAAGACCATAACCATTGAGTCAGAAGGAAGAGGGTCAACGTTTGCTAAGGTGTGTCTTGCTCAGAGGAGTACCATGGACATCCCTAAACCAAGGAGAGGAGGGATTGATTAGTTGTGCATGTTTTGCCACCAATTACTCTGAGTCCCTTGGGTAAAGTAGCCTAtaacatgtaaagaaaacatttacattttgtattaatttaatgctgttaAAGGCTTTGTAGGTGATGGATCTGCTTTGAATACTCCATAACAGAAAGGATAGGTGTTGTGGGTACGATTAATTTGTTTGCATGAtgtaaaaagtaattatttgtcGTTAAACAGGCAAGCTTTGTGGCTTCGGGCAACAGGACAGATATCTCTTTGGATGATCCTAACTTCTGGCAGAAATGGGCAAAAAAAGCTGAAATTGATATTGACTCTATGAGTGGACGGGTATGTTTCCTCCAAcgtacatttaaatataagtaGTTTAGAGGGTCTATGATGGCGATGTGAGAACAgtcaatttaaaatgttatcttaTTCCATAGTAGTGTGTGAGAACAGCCAGTAATGCATTCTTATACTGTACATTGGTAGCCTGTCTGGACAAGGTCATGTTAGAAGCAGGTTCTAGTTGTCACAGTAATGAGATTACCTGCTTTATGACCATTACAGAACAGTCTAGTAATTGACACACCGAGGATCAGGAAGCAGACTCGACCCTTTAGTGCTACCAAAGACGAGTTAGCAGAGTTATCAGAAGTTGAGAGCGAAGGTGACGACAAGCCCAAGTTACGTAGACCATACGACCGCGCCACTGGCTACGGCAGGACAGAGTGTTTCAGAGTCGAGAAGAACCTGCTTGTCTACGGGTAAATGTCCGCCCTTTTGTCCGTGATGAATTTCTGTCTAGGTTAAACGTGTGTTTCAATTGTTTTGATATGATGCGTGTTATCTGCTCAGGTGGGGAAGATGGAGAGATATATTATCCCACGGTCGTTTCAAAAGGCAGCTGAATGAGCAGGATGTCGAGATCATTTGCAGAGCTCTCCTGGCTTATTGCCTTGTGCACTACAGAGGAGATGAGAAGATAAAGAGTTTCATCTGGGATCTAATCACTCCAACAGAGGATGGGCAGACAAGGGAGCTACAGAATCACTTGGGTATTTACAATCTAAGTACTTAAAATCCACTATTATCGATGTCATTTTTAAGCGATTTCctgatattctgtttttttggatttttttaggTCTATCAGCACCTGTACCACggggaagaaaagggaaaaagatAAAGAACCAGACAAGCACTTTTGATATCCACAAAGCAGACTGGCTCCGGAAATACAATCCTGAACACCTCCTGCAAGACGAAGGCTACAAAAAGCACTTGAAACACCACTGCAATAAGTAAGAAATACATACTGTCTTCAATATATTAAGATATGTTTACTGAATGTGTATAGCTTGCACAGAATGCAAATGCATCGGCATGTCAAAGTACACCTTTGCCTGCTAAATTTAGAATCGTTGTGGGTGCGATGAAAAACTAAATCTTTAGGAAGAGTTATCTTAGTCCCTCTTAAAGGAATAATACATAGTGCTTAATTTTTAAGCATTAGCACCTGAAGATATATtctaatatttcattttggaGAATGGTCCCTCATATTCTTGGACTCAGGTACACTGAACATTAAAATTATCCATGAGTTCAAACTAGGGAATACGTTTGGTTTTGCTGAGTTAAACGCAACCGAATATAACTTGTTtcccttctgttttttttagggTGTTACTGAGGGTGCGAATGCTGTATTATCTCAAGCAAGAAGTAATTGGTATTCACTGCCAGAAGGTCATTGATGGAGTCGATTGCAGGTACATTATGTATACTTTCTACCTTTTTAATAACAGCAAGTGACCTATAAAGATTCTCTTAAAGCCGTATTGAAGTACTTTTAAGCAGTATTAGTTTAAGATGTATTAGATTTTTATAGCACTTAGTTTTTTGCAATAATTCCGTTAATCATTTTGTCCCGTGATGTGACAATTTCAGTGAAATTGACCTGTGGGTTCCCGAGCCGGATCATTCCGAATTACCTGCAGACTGGTGGGATGCCGATGCGGACAAATCTCTTCTCATGGGTGTATATAAGCACGGTAAGTAACGTTTCACATAGAAGATCTCTGGGTAATGGGCAAAAGGATTTAAAACCATATTATTAGCAGCGTCATTGTGGTCTAGCTCGGTACAGAATTATTGGTATGAGTGGTAAACCGGTGGCGGATAGCTGTATTGGGTCATTTTCTGTGATGtgtactttaaaaaaacaaaaacaaatgtttaccTCTCTTATCAGGGTATGAGAAATACAACACAGTCCGGGCAGATCCAGCCCTCTGCTTCCTTGAGCGAGTCGGCAAACCAGATGAGAAGGCAGTGGCTGCGGAGCAGAGGGCTAACGATTACATGGATGGGTACGTTCTAGACTTTAACTGGGCATAGTGGGGTTGTTTGTTTTTAGGGGCAAATAGTCATGTTCAGTGAGGCATTCCACGCTAACGGCCTTCTCTCCCTCCAGTGATATTGAAGATCCGGAGTATAAACCAGCTCCTGCATTATTTAAGGATGACATAGAGGTAAAGATGTATTCTACTGTTATAACTCTAAATACATGTTACACCTCTGTCTTAAAAGGCTCAGCCTGCAAACCTCAAAGTAGATCCAACTGCTGTAGCAAGTGATGgagttacaaaaaatattaaaataactaataaaCATATGTTAGTATTCGAGGGGACTTATTTTAAGCAGCTGTGTAGAAGTACATTTATCGCACTGCAGGTAAACACTGCTTTACCTGTCAAGTCATTgctgtggttcctgacagtcTGTTTCCTCCTACGTAGGATGACGCTTCATCTCCCGGTGACCTTGTTATAACAGATGGAGGTAAAGAAAACCATTTTGTTCTTTGGCAGATCATTGACAGAAGCTTGCTtggaacatttttaaatatttaaatataaaaagtatagtCCTATTGTGAAACGTATATTAGAGATCTCGGACAAGCTTATTTGTATAGCTGAGTACGATATGATACAATAGCTAGTCCTGTGTGGCATGTCTGAACTCCCTGTATTAATGAACAAGCTGCTCTTTCATttgttgaatattttatttgtagtcTTGCGTTAGCAAGGGGGTCTGTATATGATCACACAGTATGCAGGATCCCTTTAAATATACCGAACCATCTTTTTGGTGAGGTAGGGCTGCAATAAGCAAAACTCTTTCATGAGCGgctcttgtgttttgtgcagatGGACAGGCCACAGAAGGGGACAAGACCTACTGGCCGACACAGTCCGCGCTGACCACACGCCTCCGCCGGCTCATAACAGCATTCCAGAGATCGACAAAGATTAGGCAGGTACAGCAGGTCCCACCGATGTTCCCGGTTCACACGATAGTGAATCAAGCACCTTACGAAGATGCCTCCCTGAATCCAAAAATGGCTGCCAAGATCGAACGACAGCAAAGGTTGGTATAACTCTTCTTTGTAACTCTGCTCTTCGGCATTGTTATgctcggtatatatatatgatgtgtatCCTGCTTTCTTCTGGTTGCATTGCCGTGTGTGGCTACCAGGAATGGAAGGTGTTATGAAGGCTGCATATAGTGGATAATTTGGGGCAATCAGATGTAGTCCCTTCTCTCATTACATTGTGTAACATCAGTACCTTTTTTTAGGATGTTTTTTATTAGGATTTTcaacatatatttattcttaGGTGGACTAGAAGAGAAGAGGCTGATTTTTACCGAGTGGTGTCTACATTTGGAGTGGTATTTGATCCGGGAAGAGGGCAGTTTGACTGGACCAAATTCCGTGCTATGGCTAGACTTCATAAGAAGACAGATGAGAGTCTGGAAAAATATCTTTATGCTTTCATGGCAATGTGCCGGAGGGTGTGTCGACTGCCCACTAAGGACGGTATGTAATGTTATATAGGCTTTGGGTTGTGTTTGTGGGCATTTGCCAAGAAATGTGAGAAGCAGTTACTGATGTTGGtgtctattttgtttttcagattATGTAGATTCAACCATCTCGATTCAACCAATCACAGAGGAGAGAGCTTCAAGAACGTTGTACCGCATTGAACTCCTTCGAAAGGTACGGGAACAGGCTCTTCGCCACCCACAGCTGTTTGAGTGCTTGAAGTTATGCCAGCCGAATCCAGATTTGCCTGTGTGGTGGGAGTGTGGCACCCATGACCGAGATCTATTAATCGGAGCTGCAAAGCATGGTGTAAGCAGGACAGACTACCACATTATGCGTGACCCAGAACTGTCCTTCATGGCTTCCCAGAAGAATTACAACCAGAGCAAAGGGACCTCTTCTATTCCACTTGTAGCTGTGCCTAGCCAGATAACATTGTCTGCATCTCCTCACACTCCTCAGCCACGGATGCAAGAACTTAAAGCGAGCACAAGTGATGAGGtcaaaataaaaagtgagaTGGTCAATGAGGACAACTCCTTACCAGAGGTAGACTATGCACTTTCAGAGCAGAACaaggcaaaaacaaaagcagagCCTTCAAGTCCTGTCAATGGTCCATTAACTCATGGAGGAGAACACAAACCAGCTGTTAAGTCAGAAACAGACAGAAGAATGGTGGCAGCAAGGACTGAACCTCTCACCCCTAACCTGACTTCCAAGAAACAAAGGATAAGCAAGCGAGGCTCAGCATCCAGCTCTGATTCTGATTCCGACTCTAACAGATCATCATGTTCGTCCAGATCTTCCTCATCTTCTTCCTCGTCGTCCTCGTCTTGCTCTCGCTCAGGATCAAGCtcttcctcctcatcctcctcctcttgttcatcatcatcatcctcgtcttcctcctcttcttcttcctcatctTCATCAGAGGACAGTGACAGTGATGAAGAAGAACAGAAAGGTGGTGAGTTAAAAATATTCCTTAGTTTCCTTTCATATTGCAAAAAAAGATTCACTCTTCATGATTTAGACacttaaagtaaatatattttaatgtttaagctAGATTActtcttaaagtactttttttttggatCATTGTATGGAATAGTGCTTTACTAATCCAAGTTTTCTGTTCTAACAGACCGCGTGCCTCATGTGAAAGCTTATGATGAAGAAAGCGTGGCCTCTATAAGCACTATACAAGATGAAACTCAGGATAGCTTTCAGATGGATAATGGGACCCACCATTCCAATTATCTTGTCCAAGGGGGCTTCATATTTGCAGCTCCCCATTGGCCTAAGGTAATCATAGTGTATATAGAATGAATTGTGAGGTTGCATTATCACACCAGTACGTAAGTGATgccaataaataaaaggtaatcaGATTTTTTATGTCGCCCCTTTCCCTTGGGCGTCTTATATTCAGAGAGTTGAGGAAGTATTTCTTCCCATTCTGTTTAAGATCATCATGCACAGGATTACATGTGCAGCCACCCATGTACTACCCAGTGTTTACCCCACTGACCAAAAGTATAATTACTGTTCTACAGCATTCCCGGGCGGTCACCAGAATTTTCCGTTCTTTCCTACAGGATCGTGTGATGATCAACAGGCTTGACAGTATTTGCCAGGCTGTATTGAAAGGCAAGTGGCCAACATCTAGAAGAAGCTACGATGGCAGCAGCGTGGCCTCCTTCTACACCACTAAGCTCATGGATAGCCCAGGAGCTGCCATCGATTACAGCGAGCCTGTCCCACAGACAGCGCCGCTCGTCAGCATCAAGGACGAGCTCGGCCATTCGCCCCAGCTGTCAAAGGTGAAGAAGCATGTACCAGAAAAGGAGTTTACCGTGAAAATCAATGacgtatgttttatttattttcttgccCTGGGACCTGATTGCTGTGTGCAGCATGCTCATATTTTCAATTGGCTGCCTGCTCTCTTACTATTTAACCACTTGcgtgttttggggttttgttttttttccaaatcttgcCATTTTGTGGCCAGTTAGCTGCTGGTTATGCTTGACCCTGCAATCTGTATATGTTTATAGCCAGAGCTCACGGTTTTGTGCTGCTCATAACTGCCTTTTTCTTGCATCTTTTACAAAGCAGGACTAAAGTTTTGAatcctgtatgttttttttccttatgtacttggcttgctttttttttccctcttggCATGCATTGCTGGAGTTGGTAATATGTTGCATTTCCCCATGCTATAGCCTTTTaaagcatatttattttatgtttatgagCTTTTTACCCGGAAAGTAAGCAATAACtgcttttataaaataaatggctTTTTCAAGGAAGTTTAATTATCGAGAAATAGTTTAATGGCTCTACATTAAAAAGTTTAGTTACCATTGTAGTGGGAAAGATTATAGGTTAgtggttttgtttttcatcAGATGATACGCCATAAACATTCCTTTAACCTTTAGGTTAACTTGACTTGTTTTTTGATAGaatatatagattatttttttactttttttctagaGAGCATTTTGGAATGGTTTCGTTTTGAGCCCATAAGTTGGCAATCTTTCAATTCCCATCTTTGCGCTTGGTCATTGGTGTCTGATGTGAAGCTTTGAGCCGCCAAAGGGTCTAATCTGCTTTATGCGGTGTTTGTTCTCTTAAGCACGGGGACTTACTTGCTAAATGACAAACTTTGTTTCACTTAACAGGAAGGAGGCCTAAAATTGACTTTCCAGAAGCAGGGAATTCCTCAAAAGCGACCGTTGGATAATGAAGGACGGCTGAGTCAACAGCAGTATTTGGCTCGGCTGCAGGATCTCCAGAATGCGTCTGAAACCAGTTTGTTCCATTTCCCCAAATCAACAACAGTATCAGGTAAATGGAGAATATGTCATGCAAACATACCTCACCGCCCTAGGGCATTATTACACAAGAACTTTACTAACTTAAGCAAAGACCAGATTCTCCAGTTCCGCTGCAGTTTGATTAATTTGACCATTTTCTGATCTGTCTAGGTACCTCCAATCAGCTACAGCCACCAACGGCTAATGCCAATGGCGTATTACCAGACACGCAGCCAGTAGTCAAGAAGAGACGCGGCAGGAGGAAGAATGTGGAGGGTGTTGATATTCTTTTTATGAATAGTAATAAAGGGCTTAACCACGTAAGTCCAGCTTCGGCAATAGaatggaaaaacaaatgtatgcTTACATccttaaaataagcaaaattacTTTGACTGTGTGCCACGTGGCAGTAACTCCACATTTCTGCTCTCAGACTCCATATGGTCATTCTGATGTCATCTGTTTTTTCCCCAGGTCAGTCCATGTTTGAACCCTGTGCTGCCTCAGTCTGCTTCCTACCCCCAGAATCTCCCCTGCCCACAACTTCAGGGGCCACAGGACGCAGAGAGCCCCGTTCCTGTGATAAACCTAAAAGATGGCACGAGACTGGCAGGAGATGATGCCCCAAAGAGAAAAGACCTCGAAGGATGGCTGAAGGAGCACCCTGGCTACGTGGAAGACCTTGGTGCTTTTATCCCAGTGAGTGATACTGTTGTTTATTGAATTATTGTGGTTACACCTTTTTTTATCACAGAAATCTGTCAgatttatgtataatattatatacactggTATTACATGACCATGGAAATGGCATTTCACCGTATTGTGCTAAGGGTAGTTGGATTATAGTTCAGCAGTAAACATGCGATAGAGGTTTTTGCCAGTAAACTCTGCAGTCACTCTCTGATCCGGCTGTAAATAATAATGCAGGAATACTTTCCTTTTTCATTGTGATTAGAGAATGCCCCTCCATGATGGGCGGCCAAAGCAGAAAAGGCATCGTTGCCGGAACCCCAATAAACTTGATGTGAACAGCCTTACTGGAGAAGAGCGAGTTCAGCTTATCAACAGGAGGAATGCACGCAAGGTGAGTAGCTTCCGTCAGAGCTTTACCTGCATAGCAATTGATTCAAGTTATTCTTCCCctatgtgtaatgtatatatttgtttttatccatttttttatagGTGGGGGGTGCTTTTGCGCCTCCGCTGAAGGATCTGTGCAGGTTCCTAAAGGGAAATCCAGAGTATGGAGTGGCACCTGAATGGGGAGATGTTGTGAAACAGTCTGTGAGTACAAACCTTCGGCTCTAGTTAACATTTTATCAGACTATCAGACTTCAAGGGCAGGTTTTAAGATTCACATCACAGGGTTTGAATCAGTTCTTCAAAGTAAAAGTTTAAAGTTTCTATACTTAAAGTATGACATGCTGTACATGTTTTGAAGCAGTTGATGTCCTTTcggttgtttttttatatatattttactgtatttcaCATTCATTTTATGGTTTTTGACTTCTGTAATGGCCGAAGATGCTTAATTGGTAAAAGCAGATGTCGCTGTAATTATCATTGTTACATAAGGTATCCGCTGTCGCATCTCTGTAGGGACCACATAGGTCTCGTTTTTACTATGATTGTTGAAAGACTAATTCTAAAATTTTGATTGCGAATGTGGTCTTCTaagtatgatttatttattttttttgccagggTTTTCTCCCAGATTGCATGTTTGACCGCATTCTCACAGGACCCGTGGTAAGAGAGGAGGTGAGCAGGAGAGGGAGGAGGCCCAAGAGTGAGATGACCAAGGCACCCGCAACAGCAGCCAAATCGGCTGCCaattctgtgtgtgtgaatcCTCTACTGGCCAATGGTTTGATCCCAGGCATGGACATCTCCAGCTTTCAAGCCCTTCAGCAGAACCTCCAGAGCCTACAGTCCCTGCAGCTGACAGCTGGGTTGATAGGCTTACCCGCTGGCCTCTCAGCTTCTGGTGGAGATGCCAAAAACATGGCCGCTATGTTTCCTATGCTGCTCTCCAGCATGGCTGGGTTGCCTAATCTTCTGGGCTTGGGAAATTTGTTGAATAAGTCTCCAGAACCCAGTGCCGACGGTAACGAGAAAAAATCCTCAAGTGAAGGCAAAGAAGCAGATAGAAGCAAAGAAAGGACGGTGTCTCCTACTGGTGACAAACACAGACAGAACTCCAGCCCCCCATCCACGTCCACGGGAACTGCACTAAGCGCAAACTCTTTAGCAATCAACCCATTGCTGTTACCCAACATACTGTACCCAGGGATGCTTCTCACTCCAGGCCTTAATCTCCACATCCCAGCTGTGCCCCAGCCCACTGTTTACAATGTACCAA
The nucleotide sequence above comes from Spea bombifrons isolate aSpeBom1 chromosome 10, aSpeBom1.2.pri, whole genome shotgun sequence. Encoded proteins:
- the CHD9 gene encoding chromodomain-helicase-DNA-binding protein 9 isoform X1, coding for MTDPMMDFFDDAHLFDDTLGLSDDAFVQHGPVSLVDELNLGAEFEPLHVDSLNHCQDSQTHQKINEFDALNQFDCIKLHQVNQSYNSPVENVLSPRSQFSCSPIHPPSQGNGLFPDDGSPMWGHQTATSIPSQNGSPFHQHGHSQAMQENKSFAAHHDFALFQTNEQQGVPMQRQHNRNHIASGQENLSQPKNFMEVNVSVPHRTSVTQQPQMSNTATSLPSLPVQQFSQTDASMHFCGNPLVTQQESTFEGQSTTMSSCPVSATPPFSAHYPFPSNHLNRSVHSLSDFTGSPTFSDLGTKQETNQHILDPSAQLHSNNFQMMHPSLPQGNFNRTKMPPVTINFPTPDSSSAHLSHFNDHMESNGFSPLEDNLLQPVDSQAEPFTGLDPEDLLQGDLLQSFDDASYGHDSSNSSHTVLEDQDLDMHIGQHLKLSTDLLSTQQDPHPWPSPLSNHIQIQERPCVTSRGKPPSSKKLDGSRTYHRLSNPKVRSASEKRPKKKADSESKQEKANRIISEAIAKAKERGERNIPRVMSPENFPSVSSSEGKEEKRGRKARSKPKEKESKKNKAGLSSKLKEKKKIGKLIITLGPKQKRKIESSDDVSDAEGAPRGLKDDPQKRRSNRQVKRKKYAEEGEGKQSEEEPKANVKPKKSTPSLPAEQPLQLFVENPSEEDAAIVDKILSSRIVKKETASGMFVELEEFYVKYKNYSYLHCEWATEQQLLKDKRIQQKIKRFKIRQAQRAHFFADMEEEMFNPDYVEVDRVLEVSFCEDKDTGEPIIYYLVKWCSLPYEDSTWELKEDVDQTKIEEFEQLQAVRPDTRRMERPPTNTWKKINHSREYKTGNQLREYQLEGLNWLLFNWYNRRNCILADEMGLGKTIQSITFLHEILLTGIKGPFLIIAPLSTITNWEREFRTWTDLNVVVYHGSMISRQMIQQYEMYFRDSQGRIVRGAYKFHAIITTFEMILGGCPELNAIEWRCVIIDEAHRLKNKNCKLLEGLKLMNLEHKVLLTGTPLQNTVEELFSLLHFLEPLRFPSETTFMQEFGDLKTEEQVQKLQAILKPMMLRRLKEDVEKKLAPKEETIIEVELTNIQKKYYRAILEKNFAFLSKGAGQANVPNLVNTMMELRKCCNHPYLIKGAEEKILGEFRETHNPMAPDFYLQAMIQSAGKLVLIDKLLPKMKAGGHKVLIFSQMVRCLDILEDYLMHKRYLYERIDGRVRGNLRQAAIDRFSKPDSDRFVFLLCTRAGGLGINLTAADTCIIFDSDWNPQNDLQAQARCHRIGQNKAVKVYRLITRNSYEREMFDRASLKLGLDKAVLQSMSGRENSVGGIQQLSKKEIEDLLRRGAYGAIMDEEDEGSKFCEEDIDQILQRRTKTITIESEGRGSTFAKASFVASGNRTDISLDDPNFWQKWAKKAEIDIDSMSGRNSLVIDTPRIRKQTRPFSATKDELAELSEVESEGDDKPKLRRPYDRATGYGRTECFRVEKNLLVYGWGRWRDILSHGRFKRQLNEQDVEIICRALLAYCLVHYRGDEKIKSFIWDLITPTEDGQTRELQNHLGLSAPVPRGRKGKKIKNQTSTFDIHKADWLRKYNPEHLLQDEGYKKHLKHHCNKVLLRVRMLYYLKQEVIGIHCQKVIDGVDCSEIDLWVPEPDHSELPADWWDADADKSLLMGVYKHGYEKYNTVRADPALCFLERVGKPDEKAVAAEQRANDYMDGDIEDPEYKPAPALFKDDIEDDASSPGDLVITDGDGQATEGDKTYWPTQSALTTRLRRLITAFQRSTKIRQVQQVPPMFPVHTIVNQAPYEDASLNPKMAAKIERQQRWTRREEADFYRVVSTFGVVFDPGRGQFDWTKFRAMARLHKKTDESLEKYLYAFMAMCRRVCRLPTKDDYVDSTISIQPITEERASRTLYRIELLRKVREQALRHPQLFECLKLCQPNPDLPVWWECGTHDRDLLIGAAKHGVSRTDYHIMRDPELSFMASQKNYNQSKGTSSIPLVAVPSQITLSASPHTPQPRMQELKASTSDEVKIKSEMVNEDNSLPEVDYALSEQNKAKTKAEPSSPVNGPLTHGGEHKPAVKSETDRRMVAARTEPLTPNLTSKKQRISKRGSASSSDSDSDSNRSSCSSRSSSSSSSSSSSCSRSGSSSSSSSSSSCSSSSSSSSSSSSSSSSSEDSDSDEEEQKGDRVPHVKAYDEESVASISTIQDETQDSFQMDNGTHHSNYLVQGGFIFAAPHWPKDRVMINRLDSICQAVLKGKWPTSRRSYDGSSVASFYTTKLMDSPGAAIDYSEPVPQTAPLVSIKDELGHSPQLSKVKKHVPEKEFTVKINDEGGLKLTFQKQGIPQKRPLDNEGRLSQQQYLARLQDLQNASETSLFHFPKSTTVSGTSNQLQPPTANANGVLPDTQPVVKKRRGRRKNVEGVDILFMNSNKGLNHVSPCLNPVLPQSASYPQNLPCPQLQGPQDAESPVPVINLKDGTRLAGDDAPKRKDLEGWLKEHPGYVEDLGAFIPRMPLHDGRPKQKRHRCRNPNKLDVNSLTGEERVQLINRRNARKVGGAFAPPLKDLCRFLKGNPEYGVAPEWGDVVKQSGFLPDCMFDRILTGPVVREEVSRRGRRPKSEMTKAPATAAKSAANSVCVNPLLANGLIPGMDISSFQALQQNLQSLQSLQLTAGLIGLPAGLSASGGDAKNMAAMFPMLLSSMAGLPNLLGLGNLLNKSPEPSADGNEKKSSSEGKEADRSKERTVSPTGDKHRQNSSPPSTSTGTALSANSLAINPLLLPNILYPGMLLTPGLNLHIPAVPQPTVYNVPNASTETVTAQPPDTTTTTEPSSEPNREEKPEKELGSQNEHSTDEGSEKVDPSSGSNSTSSSSSEVSESSEED